A region of the Raphanus sativus cultivar WK10039 unplaced genomic scaffold, ASM80110v3 Scaffold0922, whole genome shotgun sequence genome:
ataaatcagaaaaaattatcaccaaagttttaaaatttaatacgatgaaaaatagtagtttatgtaatttcaactttttaataatatttcaatgtagatttatgcacgttttaaaaagttcgggtagatttttaaagttttaattgaaTTCAGGTCGTATTTGGCACTAACCATTAGTTCAGGTTGTATTTGGCACGATCCAAATTGTTCAGGTTGGAATAGACACTTTTCCCGTTCAAAAACAGACTAGTTTGCATTCAACGCCTGAATATGGTTCATCAACACTGAATATGGTTATCAAGTGGGCTGGGTTTACAACACTGAATATGGTTGTCAAGTGGCCCACACCCAAACTTTGTAAACCCATGCTTCATCAACAGTGAATATGGTTCTCAAAACATTTGACCAATTCATTCAATTGGTGGGTCTTGGACTTAGCTTAGGTGAATCAACACTGAATATGGTTCTTATTTTAGTTTAAGAAAGGAACATACGACAATAAAAAACATGTAAACTAAAATAAGAACcattttagttttgaatatgAAAGTCTCTCTCTATTCAAGTCACATGCTCTCCTTGGCTGCTGCGTTGATACCATATTTTCATAACATGTTGTAAGATTTTCATTCATAAGTCTGCTTGGAACATTTTTTAGGTCGGACTTGCACTTCCTTTAGGGGAGGAATGGTGTTCAACCACCATAGAACACTGAGCACAAGACTTGCGAGATTAAAACAtgtggaatatatatatagtggttCGAGTTTTAACAAAATTCGAGGATTCAACTGCCCATGTGTTTCAAAGAGAAAATGCTTCATGATCAGTCACTTCTCATTATGTTCCTATCCTATAACCTTTCCTtgtcaaatttatatgttttcatcttCTTATCTTTAAAGAATTCAAGTTCAATCGGTTTGGGTCAGcttaagtgaaaaaaaaaaaaaatagacaatGGTAAAGCAGTGCAAATGACTGGTCACAGAGGATTCCATAAGAAACACAAAAGCACATAAACAATAGTctcaaacaaaaacacacaacatAGTTCAATCCATAAATAAGGTCtcagaaaacattaaaaaacaGTGAAATGAAAAACGTAGCGGATAGAGTGATATGATATGATTACTCACTGTTGCTGTtgcgaggaggaggaggaggtgaaaCACGGACTTTGAGAACACCAAACTCTGCATCCCAAGCAATGTCGTGGCTCAAAAGAGGAATCCCATAGGAACAACAGCATGTCTTGTCGACGGCTCCAACGAAAATGCGGCAACTCTCGTCGTGCTCGTAAACCTCCTTGTTCTCGCCGTAGAACTTGATCTCGTTCTCGTTGGGAAGCACGAACATGTCGTCACTGCAAACACCTGGCATATCCACCGAGAAGTGGAAAGATCCGTCAGACGTTCGCTTGCGAGCGACTACATCCTTGCGGCGGCCTTTCACCACAAAGGGATGATCCTCCAGTATATCATCCATGTTGAATGAACTCAAATCGTATATGTATCTTGGATCAGATGATCGCTGGTAATCGTATCTTCCAGATTTGCCTTTcaaaaacacacaacaaaaaaggatcgtttttttaataattttacgcaaaacaaaacaaagggATGTGATTTTGAATTGGGTGGGATTCGAACCTGCGTTGGGAGGCACAAAGTGAGTGCACTTGTTGTCGTGGTCTTTGACTTTGACCCTTGACACAATCATCCTCAAGACTCCATCTTTCATCTTGGTATCAACCCCGGTGATCTCGCAGCAGTCGCACCCGAGACCGGCGGAACCAGAGTACTCACGAACGTCCTTAGCCTTGAGGCCGTCGCGGTGAGTTTCTTCGCCGGAGAAAAAGACGAGCTTTTGTCTCACGGCGTCGACTCTGTGGCGGACAGCGTCGTCTGGGACTCCGGGCAAGTCGACGCGGACGTAGAGGCTGTCGTTGCGAAGGACCTTGATCTCCATGAAACCCTTCGGACCGTATCTCTGGTACGGATGGTTCGTCGCGTGCAACCTCCCTGTTCATCATCATAACACAAAAGACAACGTAGTAGACAGACACAGAGTCAATAAAAAAgcaaactttatttttttttcaatcttcTTTGCAACAAGTTAAACACTTTAAACAGAGCCAAATAAGAGAGTATCAAAACTAAGATTGCAATAAAGGATGAAACTTTACGTTCTTGGAGGGTCCAAAAAGAGTAAATCTTTGAGACAAAGTTTCATGTTAAACACTTGAACAGAGCCAAATAAGAGAGTATCAAAACTAAGATGCAATAAAGGACGAAACTTTACGTTCATGGAGGGTCCAAAAAGAGTAAATCGACAAAGTTTCATGTTAAACACTTAAACAGAGCCAAATAAGAGAGTCTCAAAACTAAGATTGCAATAAAGGATGAAACTTTACGTTCTTGGAAGGTCCAAAAAGAGTAAATCTTTGAGACAAAGTTTCATGTTAAACACTTGAACAGAGCCAAATAAGAGAGTATCAAAACTAAGATGCGATAAAGGACGAAACTTTACGTTCATGGAGGGTCCAAAAAGAGTAAATCTTTGCCACAAAGTTTCATGTTtaaaaggagaaagaaagagacACAGACCAGGGATGAATGGAACCCTTGACATGTCGATGAATGAAgccatctcttctcttcttcttcttcttcttcttcttcttcttcttcttcttcttcttcttcttcttcttcttcttcttcttcttcttcttctctgtattctctctctctctctctttctctcggtTGACAGACCAGGgattatgattttgttgtttGATATACAAATATAAGAGGAGGAAAAAGGAGGCTCTTTGACTGGTCATCGCTTTACTTAATATTACTCTTACCTCTCCCTTTTTAACCactgttaaaataaaaagagttgCTTTCCTTCTTTGCAATTGTTACCGTGGTAGGAACCGGAGAGCTAGCtgtccatctctctctctttattagCTCTCCTTCAGTGTCCTTTTGAATGCGACAAAACAGTTAAACGAGGGGGAAGCAACCTCGCTCGTCTCTCTCTCGCTTTATTTCAAACTCTTCTGTTCTTTTTTTACAGAAAGATCATTAATTCAATGCAAGAGGCTGACGTCAATGATTCCCAAAGGTTAAAACAATGAGCTGTCACTTTTTTAACCAGTGTGGTATGGTACATGGGAGTAATAATTATGCAGGCCAAATTGATTTAATGTGCCTAGCGTATCAGTTAACTCCAAGCACGCAGTTAGTTGTTTTACGTAATTGATTTCCTTAATTACATCTTTAGAAAATATTGCCGGTGAATATGAACTTAGCTAAAGTTTATCCCAAAGAAAAATAGATATGAACTTTCAATGGTTTGACTAGTGAATGCTCATGCGTGCCTGcgtttgattttcttttctgaatTCTTTTGTCTAAATTAGAGGTTATCTTATTATAATGGAAATTTAGAAGAGAAAAATGAATAATATTGCAAAAGggatataaattattaaagtgATTATTTCTCCAACAGAGATGAAAGTTTGTGTTCATGAATCTCTTTACTATAACTGGATTTATACAATAACTTTTACTATAAACGGATTTACACATGTAACTGCTCCACTCTGACTCATAAAAAGTTTGTCTTACTCAAGATGGATTAGTTGCGGGTTCTTACGTTGAAAAGAATGTAcaaagttttttcaaaaaaatgtacaAAGTTTTCAGACTTCTTAATGTAGTAACTGACTGCATTTTGTTACTTAAAACGATTATATGGTAGAATGATCATTTCAAATAGTGTTtttaatatacttatttttatatttatgtaatttCCAATTAATCTTCAGCCTAAACCAATTCCAAAAAAgttgtatattttatatcttaacATTAAAGATTCAAAGTTTACTATCATACCAATAACTACAACTAATAAAACACAATAAATTCATGAACTACACAATATAACACAAAGAAAGTGTAATTTATGGTACATTGCCCATTGTAAATAGAAATGCATTGTGTATCATAATTTAGAATATGACTATTTCCTTAAAATCGATCTAATTATGGTAAAAGATAATATTATAAgctttaaactatatatatgatcCTAAGATAATGTATTTAAGTTAATATGTaacaataatatgataaatagtaatatatatgcttaaattttcttaatatgttgTCAACTTATTTAATAAAGAAAAGCTACATTCTATAAAAatgcaatttataaaaaaaaaaaattgatctaaTTATTCATATGGTTTGTTTTTGCAATGAAGATACATTTGTCTTATTATCCAAAAATTAGCATCTTAAACTAGCcaaattattataactataaaatttctACTCTAAATAGtaaatgcaaaatatataaaaattaaacaacaaaaaattgaaaaatgataAACAAACCCTGCGCTTGCGCGGAGGTAGCTTTCTAGTCTTAATTAATGTGTGAGTAGCTTATATCTGAGTGACGAAATGCGGATTGTTCAATTAGCCTTTTCAATATATTAGAATCATCGGTCCAACAAAAATATGCAAATAGATATATTATTCAAAGAGCACTACGAGGTCCATACATTCCCAATACCAACTGTTATAAGAAATTCATGCAAACACTGCAATGAACGTTGacatataaatagatataagtGCCACTTTATTTAGACGGTCCTATATGTAGATGAACCTTTCGATTTATAGCATTTATTTGCGTAACTTGCTCTGGATAGTCTCACGGATAGAACAGGCTATGAAGAGGAACGAGTCTGGTTCTTGGGTGTCATCATCAATCTTCTCGACCTCGATGCTCCATTTCACGCGGCTACCTTCTTTCTTAGGAATAATAGTGATTGTTACTTTGACCGTCTCGAAATTTTCTATCATGGAAGGAGCGCTGATGAAACTCATCGTAAATGTCCTTTTCTGCCAATCCACACCAACCATCTCCACCTCATCTTTTTGGTGAACATAAGAAAGTTAGGGTTTGAATctgtaaatatgaaataaacGATATAATTATAGACCAAAGTAGAAACGTTTACCATCTTCTTCAAATGCGCTGACGAAATCTTTAAAGCATTCTTCAGCCGGATACCCAGCGTCAATGGAGTTGTGCTTAAATTTCCTCTTATAGCTGACATCGCTTAAACGGATGTACGTGAGTAGAGATTCAACGATCTTTTTATCTTCGATGTTACGGTTGTTAATCTTCTCGAACTCAAAGGTGTACGCCAGGCAGCTAGCTGTCGTGTCGTCCCCAAGAGCGACGGTGAATGTTGCTTCGACTGTTTTGTAGCTTCCCGAGATTAGGTTCCCAAGTATGCTCATGGTCACTTTTCTTGTCTCCGAATCCTTCGGCTCGACTTCGAACCTCAAGTCCGCTACAGTGAAACATAGCAAATAATTAAGGGTTTTGATTGATGATCAAGAAACATGAAATGAAAGTTGGAAGAGTTTATCATTTTACCCGCAGCAAAAAGGAATGAAACATGAGTTTTCTTTCTGGTTAAGTGTTCAATGAATTCGACTGCAGGAGATTCTAGGTCAAGCTTCCCAGAAGATTTGTACGTTGCTCCTTGCTCTCCTTCATCTGACTTCATATTAGCTCTCCCTGCTCCCCATATTCCCCGCCCTATTATTCCTGCATCATCTGCTCCTCTACCTATACTTTCCCCTATTAACACCGCAACTTCTTTCAACCCCTTCATACCTCCCCCATCTGATCCATTAAACCCCTCTTCCACACAAACTACCTCTCCCTCCCCCCAGCTCCCTCAGCCTGATCATACCCAGTCTCCTCCCTTCTCTGTTATTCCCACCTCAAACCCTTTTTTGCCCCTAGCTTTTGAACCTCTGCCTACCCCTCCTACCTCTGTCCCTGCGTCTCCTTCCTCTGCCCAAGGGAAGGTTGACACCCCTCAGTAATTATGTCGATCAAAACCTTTTTTTGGAACGTCCGTGGACTTAATGATCCGGACAAGCACCGCCCTTTTGCTAGTTGGCTATCTTTAAATAAGCCTATTGCGGGTGCAATTTTGGAGTCTCATATTAAAGAACCGAACCTGAACCTCGTTATGCAGAGAGCATGTAGTGGCTGGAGCTACTTTGCAAACCACGATACTGATGAAGATGGCAGGATAATCATCATTTGGAAATTCCCAGCTACTGTCCAGATCCTGCACCAATCTCGTCAATCTATTACCTGCTCTGTATCTATTCCGGGAGCAACAACCTTCCACTTTTCTGCGGTTTATGCTTCTAACCTGCGAGATGAACGCCTCAGTCTTTGGGAGGATCTCAGGGAAGTGCAGACAACCTTATTTCTGGAATCAAGGAACTGGATGGTTGGTGGGGATTTTAACCAAATAACTCACCACTCTGAGCACTCATCGCCTTCGGTAGATCATCTTACTCCAGACATGGTTGAGTTCCATGATGTTATTCTCGAGCTGGAACTGGCTGACCTCAGATACCAAGGCAGCCAAAACACTTGGACCAATAGTTCCCCCCAAAACCCAACCACTAAAAAACTTGATCGAGCTCTTGTTAACAGCCAATGGCTTGAGTGTTTCCCGGACAGTGTAGCCTCTTTCCTCCCCTTTGAATTCTCAGATCACACTCCCTGCCTTCTAGACCTATCTTGCCCCCTCCCATTCTCTGGAACCAAACCTTTCAAATTTTTCAACTTCTTAACCAATCACCCTGGCTTTGTGGACTCGGTTGGATCGGCTTGGATTCAGTGTGGAAACAGAGCAAAGGATCTCTGTGGGCTAGCCTACAAACTTAAACACCTTAAAAGAGTGATAAAAACACTTAGCAAAGAGAGCTTTTCTGACATTTCTAAGAGAGTGAATATTACTAACGGTTTGCTTAAAGATGTGCAGGTTAAACTATTGGAGGACCCCTCTACTGAGAATTTTGAGGCTGAAAAAGAAATCCATCATCACTGGAGCTTCTTGCGGGGTATTGAAGAATCCTTTTTCAAGCAAAAGTCACGTATCAACTGGCTTCATCTTGGAGATCAGAACACCCTCTTTTTCATGAGAGTCGCTGCTGCTCGACTAGCTTACAACTCTATCAGGTCCCTTATGCTTTCAAACGGAGTCCTTATCTCTGATCCGGAACAGATGGCCAGGATTGCAGTTAATCATTTCACCTCGATCCTAGCCCCTACAGATCTTCCTCAACTGCTCTCCCCTTTTCAATGGTTCCTGCAGATCATCCCCTTTCGATGCAGCCAGGAGCAGCGATCCTTCATAGCCTCATTCCCTACTGACCTGGAGATAACAACTACTCTACTGAAGCTCAATCCTAACAAGTCTCCGGGACCTGATGGCTTCACTTCAGCTTTTTTCAAATCAGCATGGAGTATAGTTGGTGAGGAAACTATTGGTGCGATCAGATAGTTCTTTACTTCTTCATTTCTGCCTGCTGCTACAAATGCTACAATACTCACCCTTGTGCCAAAGAAACCCGGAGCCTCTGCAATCACGGACTTCCGCCCGATATCTTGCTGCAACACAACCTACAAGACAATTTCCAAGCTACTGGTGAAGCGCTTAAAGACTATTCTCACTGAAGCAATCTTGCCAAACCAGACAGCGTTCATCAAAGGAAGACTTCTGATTGAAAATACTCTGCTGGCATCGGAAATTGTCCAAGGATATCACAAGAATGGCGGCCAGAAACGAATCACCATCAAAATAGACATTGCAAAAGCATTTGACACCGTGCGATGGGAATTCATTTTTCAATGTCTTCGGGGCTTGCACCTGCCTGAGATATTCGTCCGGTGGGTTGAAGCTTGTGTCTGCTCCACGTCCTTCTCCGTCGGATTTAATGGCTCTCTTCATGGATACTTCAAAGGCAAACGTGGATTACGGCAGGGAGATCCACTCTCTCCCTATTTATTTGTGATTGCCATGAACTGTTTATCTCTATCTCTGAATTTGGCAGCTCGCAGAGGAGACTTTAAATATCATGCGAAGTGTGAGAGGACCGGTCTAACCCACCTATGCTTTGCTGATGATTTGCTCATTTTCTGCGATGGAACAGTGGAGTCTGTCAACACTATTATAGGGTTACTGAGGGACTTTGAAGCGCGCTCTGGGCTGGGGATAAGCGTAGACAAGACGTCGATCTACTATGCAGGCTTGAAACCACATGAAATGGAGGCTATATCATCTGCTACAGGCCTTTCTCCTGGCTCTCTACCTGTCAGATACTTGGGAGTGCCTCTCTGTACCAAGAAGCTCTCCATGCTTCACTGTGCCCCACTGATACAGGCAATAAAATCGAGGTTCTTGAGCTGGACTTCGAGATCTTTGTCTTTCGCGGGAAGGCTACAATTGATCTCAACTGTCATCTCTGgaataattaatttttggtCTTCTGCCTACATTCTGCCTAAAGCTTGTCTTGCGGAGATTGATAAACTTTGTTCAAGATTTTTGTGGAAAGGCAAACTGGATGGCAGTGGGGCGGCGAAAGTGGCTTGGGACAAGGTCTCTGCTCCAAAACATGAAGGAGGTCTAGGGCTAAAGAACTGGGTCGTATGGAATGCGGCTTGTGCAATAAAACTTATCTGGCTTCTCTTCTTTAAACAGGACTCTATTTGGGCTGCTTGGTACCTAGCGGAGGTTCTTGACGGCAACATCAACAACTTCTGGGTCATAAACACAAAGCAGAAGAACTCCTGGCTGGCGAACTACCTACTGTTACAGCGGCACACCGTCTTTGACTGGATCAAGATGGTGGTGGGGAATGGCGAGACTTGCTATTTCTGGTCTAGTAACTGGTCACCATTCGGAAGCCTCAAGACATATCTCCGAGGGGAAAACACACGCAATACTGGGATCCCGGAATCTACTACCTTGGCAGAATTATGGGTGCTTGATTCTTGGCAACTGCCTCCTGCAAGATCAGAAGCTCTGGTAAACATCCAAACCCATCTCTCCACACTGGCGCTAACAAATGAAGCTGATACCTATCAATGGATGCCGCAAGGAAAGCCTACGAAAGCCTACTCAACAAAAGCTGTCTATGACCTCTTGCGTGATAATAACCAGCGAGTCCCTTGGTGCAAAGTAATTTGGTTCTCTGGAGGAATCCCGAGGCACAAGTTTCTATCTTGGTTGTTTGCTTTGAACAGGTGCCCTACTAAGGATAGGATGGTACAGTGGGGGCTTAATGTTGATCCTATCTGTGTGCTCTGCAACTCGGACGTTGAGTCAAGGGATCACCTATATTTCTCATGCCCATACTCTTGGGAGATATGGAACACTGCAGCTGCTCGATCGGGATTCTCTACACCAATAGATTGGCACGGTACTCTAACGGCATTGGGGAATTTGACAACACCAAAACACACTAGACTGCTTACTCTGTTGGCTTGGCAGGCTTCTATCTACTGCATATGGGCTGAACGTAATGGAAGGCTTCATAGAAGCAGATTTAGGCTCCCCTCTGCAGTCATCAAGGAGATTCATAACATAATCAAGCTACGGATAGGTGCTATTAGACAGGACGACCCTGGCATTGCTTCTCTCCTCTTTCAGGCATGGCATTCATGATAAGGTTCCCCAGCTACTCTTCATCTACTCTCTTACCGCTACACTGCTCTGCTAGCTAATTATTCACTTGGGCGAGTGAAATGGTTTGTTAGTTTGCAAAATCTACTGCTTgcagtttcgggttcggttctttGTAAGGCATTTGCCACTAAGCTTGGCTTTGTAAAACATTTATTTCTCATGcaatttaatagaaaatattttagcaaaaaaaaaaaaaaaaaaaaagatttgtacgTTGccattatctctctctctctcttttatcaaaaatataaagtaaatgtTTTTGTGGGTTTGATTATAATCCACTCTCGATGGATATGTGTTTATATAGAGGGAGATCGTTCGCAAATTGCTTcatctagttttttttaaccTAAGCCCACTCATAACATTTTCACCATATCGAATCTTTCTATTTATAAACAAAGGTTTCAGCATTTACAATTTACTGACACTCagttaatattaatttggcACATGGAAAATAATGTAACCATACAGGCCAAATTAACTCTAACCAAGCGAAGTAATTTACGCTGTTATTGATTCTCTTTTACAACATTTTAATTTAAGAACGACTAACTGATGCCAGTgtgacaaaaatcaaaatagtttttaCTAATCACTCCAAGTCATTAGCGTCATAGTTAATTGACTAATTTCTAATTAGGGCtctataattttatcaaaacaatgtagtaat
Encoded here:
- the LOC108838750 gene encoding uncharacterized protein LOC108838750 translates to MASFIDMSRVPFIPGRLHATNHPYQRYGPKGFMEIKVLRNDSLYVRVDLPGVPDDAVRHRVDAVRQKLVFFSGEETHRDGLKAKDVREYSGSAGLGCDCCEITGVDTKMKDGVLRMIVSRVKVKDHDNKCTHFVPPNAGKSGRYDYQRSSDPRYIYDLSSFNMDDILEDHPFVVKGRRKDVVARKRTSDGSFHFSVDMPGVCSDDMFVLPNENEIKFYGENKEVYEHDESCRIFVGAVDKTCCCSYGIPLLSHDIAWDAEFGVLKVRVSPPPPPRNSNSE